In Thermus aquaticus, the sequence CCTTAAGGCTTTCCGGGGAAAACCTCCTGGCGAGGGGCGGCCCCACCGCCTCCTCCCGATAGGGCCACTCCAAGACGGCCACCCGCCGGGCCACCCGGGCCGCCTCCTTGAGGGCCATGGGCGCCTCCAGGTGGTGGAGGGAGAGGCCGAAGAAGGCCAGGTCAAAGCTCCCGTCGGGAAAGGGAAGGCTTTCCGCCCTGGCCTCCACGAAACGGGCCCCCTTCACCCGGTTCCGGGCCACCTCCAGGCGGTCCGCCCGGGGGTCCACCCCCACGGTGAAGAGGCCCAACCGGGCGAAGGCCTCGGCGAAGACCCCGGTCCCGGTGCCGATGTCCAGGGCGCTTCGGGCCTCTAGGCCCTCCAGGGCCTTTTGGGCGATCTCCAGCGGGGGAAAGCGCAGGAGGCGATCGGGCTTGCGGAAGGGGTCCCCCGCCTCGCAGGCGTTGGTGAGGAGGGCCCACATGACCAGGCCCCCCTCCTCCGCCGCCGCCAGGAAGGCCGCCTCGAGGGCCTGGAAGACCTCCTCTTCCTTCCCAGAGACCTCCGAGTGGGTGGGAAAGACCCGGTAGTCCAGCCCGCTTCCCTCTAGGGCCAGGAGGGCCTTCTCCACCGCCTTGTAGTCCCCCTGGAGGAGGGGGTAGAGGGCGAAGAGGGCCTTCACCGCCATCTTCCCAAGTATAGGGCGGGGCGGTTCCCGGCCCGCCTCCCCGCGGCCTCGGCCTCGAGGAAGGGCGGAGGGGCCTCCGGGGCCAGGTGGACCGCCCCCGCCTCCGCCTCCGGGGGCCCCAGGAGGGCAAGGAGGTCCTCCCGGGAGAGGAAGCGGGCCCGGGTCCAGGGGAGGACCCCTTTCTCCCCAAGCCGCCGGTAGAGGGCGGCCCACGGGGAAAGGGCCTCGAGGATGCCCACAAGAAGGGCCCCTCCTGGTCTCAGGACCCGCCGGGCCTCGGAAAGGGTCTTCTCCACGTCCTCCACGAACTCCAGCGTGGTGAAGAGGAGGACCAGGTCAAAGCTCCCTTCGCCAAAGGGCAGATCCTCCCCCCGGCCCGCCACCCAGACCGCCTCCGGGGCCCGGGCCTGGCCCAGGCGGCGCATGGCCTCCGAGGGCTCGAGGCCCACCTTCCTCGGGTAGGGGAGGCGCCTGAGCCAGTACCCCGTGCCCGCCCCCACCTCCAGGAGGCTTTCTCCCGGGGGGAGAAGGCGAAGAAGGGCCCTTTCCTCCTCGGCGATGACGAAGGCCCCCAAGGGGGTCTCGTACCAGGCCTCGTAGGCCTCGGCGATGGGGGCGAAGGGGTCCACGCCCCCTAGTCTAGCCGCACCACCACGCCCTCGTCGGGTCTCAAGAGAAGCCTCTCCTCCACCCCCTCCTCCCGGTCCAGGTGGGTGGAGAGGACCACCCGTCCGCCCTTGGGCAGGTCCAGGGCCTTCTCCTTGTCCGTCAGGTTCAGGGCCACCAGCCAGCCCTCGCCCCGGAGGTAGGCGTAGACCCCGCCCCGGGCTTGGTAGGTGCGGTAGGCCCCGTAAAGGAGCCCGGGGTCCTTCCTCAGGGCGATGAGGCGCCGCACCAGGCTCAGCATGGACCGGGGGTCCTTCTCCTGGAGGGCCACGTTCCGCTCGGGGTAGTCGGGGTTCACGGGAAGCCAGGGCTCCACCGAGGAGAACCCCGCGT encodes:
- a CDS encoding class I SAM-dependent methyltransferase; the encoded protein is MAVKALFALYPLLQGDYKAVEKALLALEGSGLDYRVFPTHSEVSGKEEEVFQALEAAFLAAAEEGGLVMWALLTNACEAGDPFRKPDRLLRFPPLEIAQKALEGLEARSALDIGTGTGVFAEAFARLGLFTVGVDPRADRLEVARNRVKGARFVEARAESLPFPDGSFDLAFFGLSLHHLEAPMALKEAARVARRVAVLEWPYREEAVGPPLARRFSPESLKALFLEALGSPLRLLEEEGYVLALWDKT
- a CDS encoding class I SAM-dependent methyltransferase; the protein is MDPFAPIAEAYEAWYETPLGAFVIAEEERALLRLLPPGESLLEVGAGTGYWLRRLPYPRKVGLEPSEAMRRLGQARAPEAVWVAGRGEDLPFGEGSFDLVLLFTTLEFVEDVEKTLSEARRVLRPGGALLVGILEALSPWAALYRRLGEKGVLPWTRARFLSREDLLALLGPPEAEAGAVHLAPEAPPPFLEAEAAGRRAGNRPALYLGRWR